From Bacteroidota bacterium:
TACAAATATCTCCAGAAATTATAAAAATTTTGGTCCTGGCTTGAACCGTTGTATAATGAAGGATTATTGCCTGTAGTGGCACTCACGCCGGTACGGAAACCCTCATCTGCACCACCAGTGAAATAAGACCATAAACCCTGGCCATATAAACGATCGTCTTCTAAAGTTCCATATATGCCGGCGACCTGGGCATCCAACTGAGCTTCCGTAGCATAAGTCACCGGCATAAAAAATTTCGGTGTCAAGCTCACATCTTTTTGGCATGAAGTACCTGCTAATGTTATCAGCAGGAGAATAATAACAGCTTTACAAATATTTTTCATAAGATAATTTTTAATATTGATTGATTAACCTGCTTTGGGATTTAAAAAGTAACACTACAACCAAAATTAATAGTAATAGCGCGTGGATATGGGCAGTAATCATAACCAGGAGCCAAAGCGGTATAACTACTACTGGGCTGAACATAAGAATAACCTGTTCCCATATTTGCTGCGGTTACGTTACTTGAATTTCCAGTACTACCCCAAGGACTGCCGGCAGGATTCATAGACCTGAAATTGGAAACTTCAGGATCGACACCGGAATATTTGGTCCAAGTAAGTAGATTTTGAGCAGAAGCAGTTAATCTGAGGTTGTTCACCCTGATTTTTTTAAGAAATTTTTGAGGAACCGTATAACTTAAAGAAACTGTTTTTAATCGGAGAAATGAACCATCCTCAATAAGCCGGGAAGATATACGGGAAACATTGTCAACATCCTGTTTGACATTATATCTAGCACGGGGGATACTATTAGAAGGATTGGTCGGTGTCCAACGATTAACATAGTCAGCATATTGATTTCCATATAAGAAATAACCACCATTTTGATCAAATACCAATTTATTTGCATTCATAATGTCATTGCCATAACTCCACTGGAAAAATATGTTCAATGAAACATTCTTATATGAAAAGTCATTGTTAAAGCCACCAGTATTGATGGGCAATGGATGTCCAATTACCGTTTGATCGTTAGCATCAACTTTACCGTCGCCATTGATATCAACATATTTGGCATCACCAGGTTGAACGTTAGCGGAATAAGTAGAAATCCCATTTTTCAGTACGTATGTCCCGTTAGCCATTTTGTCGAAATCCGAATACTGGTAACATCCAGCCCATTTATATCCGTAAAATTCAGCTATGGGGCTGCCAACTCTGGCGATCCAACCTACGGGACTTCCATACAGTCCTGTATTTGTGGTTTTTACCTCATATCCGGAATAGAAACTTAATATCTTACTTCTGTTAAAACTGATATTAAAACTACTAATCCATCTGAAATTTTTGGTTTTAACATTAAAGGTATTTAGCGTTAATTCCAGCCCCTGATTTTGAATGTCTCCAGCATTCTGATATTGAGTGGTACTTCCATAACCCACCAATGACGGAAGTGGAACAGATATCAAAAAGTTCGAAGTCTTTTTATTGTAGTAGTCCGCAGTAATGTTTATACGATCATCCAAAAATGAAAGGTCAGCGCCAAGATCAAGCTCTTTTGAAGTTTCCCAGGTCAGATTGTTATTTGCGGTGAAATAAGGTTGAATTCCAATCTGATAGGAATTATTATAGGGATAACCAATAGCAGTTTGTAATGCGCCGAACTGGGATAAATAAGCAAAATCATTTACACGGTTATTACCAACGGAACCATAACTGATACGTAATTTACCATCAGTAAGAAAAGGTTTCAATACCTTCAAGAAAGGTTCGTTGGAGAATCTCCAGGCAAAAGCACCTGATGGAAAATAGCCCCATTGTTTACCGGGAGCAAATTTTGAAGAACCATCTTCCCTCAAAGAACCAGTAAACAAATACTTATCATGAATAGCATAATTCAACCTTCCTAAAAAAGAATACATCTGCCAATACGTTGTGCTTCCCAAGGCGCTACTTGGAATACCCGAAGAAAGGGCATCCATTTTTAAATATTCAGTTGCCTGAGGAATATTGATCACACTCAGGGAATAGACATGACTTGTTGCATATTGATAAGTAAAACCAGCCATAGCATCTACAACATGGCCTTTTACAACTTCATTGTGATAAGTCAGTGTATTTTCATTCAGATAATTCTGAACTAAAGCATCACCATATTTTGCATTGATGCCGTTTGTATTAACATAGGTACCCGAACTATTTTTAAACAGATTACCCTGCTGGGTATTAGAATTAAAAAATTGTTCATTCCTGGATCCGGTAGCATTATAACCGCCTGATACCTTTAATATAAAATTATTCCAAAAATTATATTGCAAATAAGCATTTACATAGCCGGTTTTATTTGTAGAGACCCTATATTCATTTTGGGCCTGAATAAGAGGATTAATCGAATTATCGCCAAGAGTCTGGGTGGCACCGTTATTAAAATCAGCAAATGAAGTACTGTCAATGGCATTATTCAATAAATCCTGATTTTTAACGCCAGTAACCGGACGGTATTTCCACATTCCTTCTATTACACTTCCACTCTGGCCAGCTGAAGGTATGGTTCCATAACTTCTTGTATTGGCGAACGAAGCCGAAACATCTAATTT
This genomic window contains:
- a CDS encoding SusC/RagA family TonB-linked outer membrane protein, producing ANGVIIINTKRGSIGTPTVTYNFSLGFQHDVNRVKVLNPYDFVKLQLDLDSIASTPANPVTRFHQVYLDPTNGITLDSYKNQKGYDWQDLIMRTGYTQSHSLSLSGGTVATKYNLAASVFDQKGIIINTGMSRYDGKLSLDQKLSDNLKLDVSASFANTRSYGTIPSAGQSGSVIEGMWKYRPVTGVKNQDLLNNAIDSTSFADFNNGATQTLGDNSINPLIQAQNEYRVSTNKTGYVNAYLQYNFWNNFILKVSGGYNATGSRNEQFFNSNTQQGNLFKNSSGTYVNTNGINAKYGDALVQNYLNENTLTYHNEVVKGHVVDAMAGFTYQYATSHVYSLSVINIPQATEYLKMDALSSGIPSSALGSTTYWQMYSFLGRLNYAIHDKYLFTGSLREDGSSKFAPGKQWGYFPSGAFAWRFSNEPFLKVLKPFLTDGKLRISYGSVGNNRVNDFAYLSQFGALQTAIGYPYNNSYQIGIQPYFTANNNLTWETSKELDLGADLSFLDDRINITADYYNKKTSNFLISVPLPSLVGYGSTTQYQNAGDIQNQGLELTLNTFNVKTKNFRWISSFNISFNRSKILSFYSGYEVKTTNTGLYGSPVGWIARVGSPIAEFYGYKWAGCYQYSDFDKMANGTYVLKNGISTYSANVQPGDAKYVDINGDGKVDANDQTVIGHPLPINTGGFNNDFSYKNVSLNIFFQWSYGNDIMNANKLVFDQNGGYFLYGNQYADYVNRWTPTNPSNSIPRARYNVKQDVDNVSRISSRLIEDGSFLRLKTVSLSYTVPQKFLKKIRVNNLRLTASAQNLLTWTKYSGVDPEVSNFRSMNPAGSPWGSTGNSSNVTAANMGTGYSYVQPSSSYTALAPGYDYCPYPRAITINFGCSVTF